Proteins encoded together in one candidate division KSB1 bacterium window:
- a CDS encoding twin-arginine translocation signal domain-containing protein, with protein MPVTSLSRRDFIKVATTTAAGMTTVALVPSILVSGCGSGAGRAYEAWQGPLSDESHIRHTLLSWAILAPSSHNTQPWMIREWDESTLELYVDPVRLLPETDPLYRQIHVSQGTFIENFVLAARQHEYRVDVSYFPQGMYDNERIEARAVANLRLTKDPSVSKDPLFRQLLKRQTNRRVYEQHPLTEAQMTALNAAYDDADYPLTVTTDPVPLRQIAELATAAMQVEISAPARNAETLSMFRFNAAEVEEHRDGFGLAQTGMSGMKLWLAESFAVSRKSAEDDPPKFFRRAVELTDQQAHSAPAFGWITSNTNTRFDQVLVGRCYERVALTAAAVGLAIHPLSQFLQEYSDMRNLLGLLHEQLKVRPGHTIQMLFRIGHADPVQHSPRRPLDQMYLA; from the coding sequence ATGCCGGTCACCTCACTCTCCCGCCGCGATTTCATCAAGGTTGCCACCACGACCGCCGCCGGCATGACGACGGTCGCCCTGGTCCCCAGTATCTTGGTCTCGGGCTGCGGCTCCGGGGCCGGTCGCGCCTATGAGGCCTGGCAAGGTCCGCTGTCCGATGAATCTCACATCCGGCATACGCTGCTATCCTGGGCGATTCTGGCGCCCAGTTCGCACAACACGCAGCCGTGGATGATCCGGGAGTGGGACGAATCAACGCTGGAGCTTTACGTCGATCCGGTCCGCTTGCTGCCGGAAACCGATCCGCTCTATCGCCAGATTCACGTCAGTCAGGGGACATTCATTGAGAATTTCGTGCTCGCCGCGCGGCAGCATGAATATCGCGTGGATGTGAGCTACTTTCCGCAGGGGATGTATGACAACGAGCGCATCGAAGCTCGCGCCGTGGCCAATTTGCGACTGACGAAAGATCCATCGGTTTCCAAGGATCCGCTCTTCCGGCAACTCTTGAAGCGGCAGACCAATCGCCGCGTGTACGAGCAACACCCGCTGACCGAAGCGCAAATGACCGCGCTCAATGCGGCGTACGATGACGCGGACTATCCCCTGACCGTCACCACCGATCCGGTGCCGTTGCGGCAGATCGCTGAACTGGCCACGGCGGCCATGCAAGTCGAGATTTCGGCCCCGGCTCGCAACGCGGAGACGTTGAGCATGTTTCGCTTCAACGCTGCCGAAGTCGAAGAGCACCGCGACGGCTTCGGTCTTGCACAGACGGGGATGAGTGGGATGAAGTTGTGGCTTGCCGAGTCGTTTGCCGTGTCGCGCAAGTCCGCCGAGGATGATCCTCCGAAGTTCTTCCGGCGCGCCGTCGAGCTGACGGATCAGCAGGCGCACTCCGCGCCGGCTTTTGGCTGGATCACCTCCAACACGAACACGCGTTTCGATCAGGTGCTGGTCGGTCGCTGTTATGAGCGTGTCGCCCTCACCGCCGCCGCCGTCGGTCTGGCGATTCATCCCCTGAGCCAGTTCCTGCAGGAATATTCCGATATGCGGAATCTGCTCGGCCTCCTGCATGAGCAGCTCAAGGTCCGGCCGGGGCATACGATTCAAATGCTCTTCCGCATTGGTCACGCCGATCCCGTGCAGCATTCCCCGCGCCGCCCGCTGGATCAGATGTACTTGGCGTAA